In Pungitius pungitius chromosome 2, fPunPun2.1, whole genome shotgun sequence, a single window of DNA contains:
- the spdl1 gene encoding protein Spindly isoform X1 — MDLKSLRGLQSGVERPHMAAILMAAEEEIQRLRSQLREREGQVHQAAQAGLDLLNQQMEMQNRLDEQRVEMTNAMEALEQEKYSLQKQVELKTRMLDSLQSDHDCVKNQQRHQLEEQKLHLDRSHRTELSELNKKMLTLQSTLEESQLNEQQLKHKLEALTETLNNKMEELQTVNEHTHSSMTSEMMEVQIKITELENIKVELEQKLQESQYKEQQLELTISSQQRHLEQITEDREVEAVSWFNALEKSREANQDLQIQLDQALQQAQDPDSKGNSLFAELEDKRAQMERQLISMKVQYLSLQKIHTFSKQQLQRTKVQIATLMQLQSSRADPAQLERLQSMLSEKNGEIQNLMTKLQRLEKGEPASAPAENGDIQDETYYTDLLKMKLNNTVKDAERMGDELFLQRMKSLSESQRSLELERKLFSSERLLRQTQSDKIKLQLQVEELQHKYELKDTKKNVMLKKKKEKFPFDIIPSSEKTNLDKGEPVLPVTMDVTKTADAGADPACAAEAMSPTHGVFIGGNQNHNHLLPSSEPEPRPAKCVKISGDVPVGIPNSSSPVTDCKDEEKAENRQQTKRNETRKKPTVEVIHVSAQTSMENECAQQ, encoded by the exons ATGGATCTAAAAAGCTTGCGCGGGTTGCAAAGCGGAGTCgaacgtccgcacatggcggccatcttg ATGGCTGCAGAAGAGGAGATCCAGCGACTGAGGAGTcagctgagggagagagaggggcaggTCCATCAGGCTGCCCAAGCTGGTTTGGATCTCCTCAACCAGCAGATGGAAATGCAAAACAGACTGGACGAACAGAGGGTGGAGATGACCAACGCAATGGAG GCCCTCGAGCAAGAAAAATACTCCCTTCAGAAGCAAGTAGAGTTAAAGACTCGGATGCTTGACTCACTGCAGTCCGACCACGACTGTGTGAAGAACCAGCAGAGACACCAGCTTGAGGAACAAAAGCTGCATCTGGATAGGAGCCACAGAACAGAACTCAGTGAGCTCAACAAGAAG ATGCTGACTTTGCAGTCCACCCTGGAGGAATCCCAGCTGAATGAGCAGCAGCTGAAACACAAACTTGAGGCGCTGACTGAGACTCTTAATAACAAGATGGAGGAGCTGCAAACtgtaaatgaacacacacacagctccatgACATCTGAGATGATGGAGGTGCAGATAAAGATCACGGAACTAGAGAACATTAAG GTGGAGTTGGAGCAGAAACTGCAAGAATCTCAGTAcaaagagcagcagctggagttgACCATTAGCAGCCAACAGCGCCACCTGGAGCAAATCACTGAGGACCGCGAGGTGGAAGCTGTTTCCTGGTTCAATGCATTAGAG AAATCTCGTGAGGCCAACCAAGACCTTCAGATCCAGTTGGACCAGGCTCTCCAGCAGGCCCAGGATCCAGACAGTAAAGGGAACTCTCTGTTTGCAGAG TTGGAGGATAAGCGTGCTCAGATGGAGCGACAACTCATCAGTATGAAAGTCCAGTATCTGTCACTGCAGAAAATACACACCTTCAGCAAACAGCAACTGCAGCGCACCAAG GTACAGATAGCCACACTGATGCAGCTCCAGAGTTCAAGGGCGGATCCTGCACAGCTGGAGAGACTCCAGTCCATGCTCTCTGAGAAAAATGGAGAAATCCAAAATCTCATGACTAAGCTGCAGAGACTTGAAAAGGGGGAG CCAGCTTCTGCTCCAGCAGAGAATGGGGACATCCAAGATGAAACTTACTACACTGACCTGCTGAAAATGAAGCTCAACAACACTGT TAAGGATGCAGAGCGAATGGGTGACGAGCTTTTCCTGCAGAGAATGAAATCTTTGTCAGAGAGCCAGAGATCTttggagctggagaggaaacTCTTCTCATCTGAACGTCTCCTCAGACAG ACACAGAGCGACAAGATCAAACTGCAACTACAAGTAGAAGAGCTACAACACAAGTATGAACTTAAAG ATACAAAAAAGAATGTGAtgctaaagaaaaagaaagagaagtttCCTTTTGACATCATCCCCTCATCTGAGAAAACAAATCTCGACAAGGGAGAGCCTGTCCTTCCAGTGACTATGGATGTCACAAAGACTGCAGATGCCGGAGCGGATCCTGCTTGTGCAGCTGAGGCAATGAGCCCCACACACGGTGTGTTCATTGGAGGAAATCAGAATCACAACCATTTATTGCCAA GTTCAGAGCCTGAGCCACGGCCTGCTAAGTGTGTGAAGATCAGTGGAGACGTTCCTGTTGGGATTCCCAACTCCAG CTCTCCTGTAACTGACTGTAAAGACGAGGAAAAGGCTGAGAACAGGCAGCAGACTAAGAGAAACGAAACGAGAAAGAAACCAACGGTGGAGGTGATTCATGTCAGTGCTCAAACCAGTATGGAGAACGAATGTGCTCAGCAATAG
- the spdl1 gene encoding protein Spindly isoform X4, whose translation MAAEEEIQRLRSQLREREGQVHQAAQAGLDLLNQQMEMQNRLDEQRVEMTNAMEALEQEKYSLQKQVELKTRMLDSLQSDHDCVKNQQRHQLEEQKLHLDRSHRTELSELNKKMLTLQSTLEESQLNEQQLKHKLEALTETLNNKMEELQTVNEHTHSSMTSEMMEVQIKITELENIKVELEQKLQESQYKEQQLELTISSQQRHLEQITEDREVEAVSWFNALEKSREANQDLQIQLDQALQQAQDPDSKGNSLFAELEDKRAQMERQLISMKVQYLSLQKIHTFSKQQLQRTKVQIATLMQLQSSRADPAQLERLQSMLSEKNGEIQNLMTKLQRLEKGEPASAPAENGDIQDETYYTDLLKMKLNNTVKDAERMGDELFLQRMKSLSESQRSLELERKLFSSERLLRQTQSDKIKLQLQVEELQHKYELKDTKKNVMLKKKKEKFPFDIIPSSEKTNLDKGEPVLPVTMDVTKTADAGADPACAAEAMSPTHGVFIGGNQNHNHLLPSSEPEPRPAKCVKISGDVPVGIPNSSSPVTDCKDEEKAENRQQTKRNETRKKPTVEVIHVSAQTSMENECAQQ comes from the exons ATGGCTGCAGAAGAGGAGATCCAGCGACTGAGGAGTcagctgagggagagagaggggcaggTCCATCAGGCTGCCCAAGCTGGTTTGGATCTCCTCAACCAGCAGATGGAAATGCAAAACAGACTGGACGAACAGAGGGTGGAGATGACCAACGCAATGGAG GCCCTCGAGCAAGAAAAATACTCCCTTCAGAAGCAAGTAGAGTTAAAGACTCGGATGCTTGACTCACTGCAGTCCGACCACGACTGTGTGAAGAACCAGCAGAGACACCAGCTTGAGGAACAAAAGCTGCATCTGGATAGGAGCCACAGAACAGAACTCAGTGAGCTCAACAAGAAG ATGCTGACTTTGCAGTCCACCCTGGAGGAATCCCAGCTGAATGAGCAGCAGCTGAAACACAAACTTGAGGCGCTGACTGAGACTCTTAATAACAAGATGGAGGAGCTGCAAACtgtaaatgaacacacacacagctccatgACATCTGAGATGATGGAGGTGCAGATAAAGATCACGGAACTAGAGAACATTAAG GTGGAGTTGGAGCAGAAACTGCAAGAATCTCAGTAcaaagagcagcagctggagttgACCATTAGCAGCCAACAGCGCCACCTGGAGCAAATCACTGAGGACCGCGAGGTGGAAGCTGTTTCCTGGTTCAATGCATTAGAG AAATCTCGTGAGGCCAACCAAGACCTTCAGATCCAGTTGGACCAGGCTCTCCAGCAGGCCCAGGATCCAGACAGTAAAGGGAACTCTCTGTTTGCAGAG TTGGAGGATAAGCGTGCTCAGATGGAGCGACAACTCATCAGTATGAAAGTCCAGTATCTGTCACTGCAGAAAATACACACCTTCAGCAAACAGCAACTGCAGCGCACCAAG GTACAGATAGCCACACTGATGCAGCTCCAGAGTTCAAGGGCGGATCCTGCACAGCTGGAGAGACTCCAGTCCATGCTCTCTGAGAAAAATGGAGAAATCCAAAATCTCATGACTAAGCTGCAGAGACTTGAAAAGGGGGAG CCAGCTTCTGCTCCAGCAGAGAATGGGGACATCCAAGATGAAACTTACTACACTGACCTGCTGAAAATGAAGCTCAACAACACTGT TAAGGATGCAGAGCGAATGGGTGACGAGCTTTTCCTGCAGAGAATGAAATCTTTGTCAGAGAGCCAGAGATCTttggagctggagaggaaacTCTTCTCATCTGAACGTCTCCTCAGACAG ACACAGAGCGACAAGATCAAACTGCAACTACAAGTAGAAGAGCTACAACACAAGTATGAACTTAAAG ATACAAAAAAGAATGTGAtgctaaagaaaaagaaagagaagtttCCTTTTGACATCATCCCCTCATCTGAGAAAACAAATCTCGACAAGGGAGAGCCTGTCCTTCCAGTGACTATGGATGTCACAAAGACTGCAGATGCCGGAGCGGATCCTGCTTGTGCAGCTGAGGCAATGAGCCCCACACACGGTGTGTTCATTGGAGGAAATCAGAATCACAACCATTTATTGCCAA GTTCAGAGCCTGAGCCACGGCCTGCTAAGTGTGTGAAGATCAGTGGAGACGTTCCTGTTGGGATTCCCAACTCCAG CTCTCCTGTAACTGACTGTAAAGACGAGGAAAAGGCTGAGAACAGGCAGCAGACTAAGAGAAACGAAACGAGAAAGAAACCAACGGTGGAGGTGATTCATGTCAGTGCTCAAACCAGTATGGAGAACGAATGTGCTCAGCAATAG
- the spdl1 gene encoding protein Spindly isoform X3, with amino-acid sequence MDLKSLRGLQSGVERPHMAAILMAAEEEIQRLRSQLREREGQVHQAAQAGLDLLNQQMEMQNRLDEQRVEMTNAMEALEQEKYSLQKQVELKTRMLDSLQSDHDCVKNQQRHQLEEQKLHLDRSHRTELSELNKKMLTLQSTLEESQLNEQQLKHKLEALTETLNNKMEELQTVNEHTHSSMTSEMMEVQIKITELENIKVELEQKLQESQYKEQQLELTISSQQRHLEQITEDREVEAVSWFNALEKSREANQDLQIQLDQALQQAQDPDSKGNSLFAELEDKRAQMERQLISMKVQYLSLQKIHTFSKQQLQRTKVQIATLMQLQSSRADPAQLERLQSMLSEKNGEIQNLMTKLQRLEKGEPASAPAENGDIQDETYYTDLLKMKLNNTVKDAERMGDELFLQRMKSLSESQRSLELERKLFSSERLLRQTQSDKIKLQLQVEELQHKYELKDTKKNVMLKKKKEKFPFDIIPSSEKTNLDKGEPVLPVTMDVTKTADAGADPACAAEAMSPTHEPEPRPAKCVKISGDVPVGIPNSSSPVTDCKDEEKAENRQQTKRNETRKKPTVEVIHVSAQTSMENECAQQ; translated from the exons ATGGATCTAAAAAGCTTGCGCGGGTTGCAAAGCGGAGTCgaacgtccgcacatggcggccatcttg ATGGCTGCAGAAGAGGAGATCCAGCGACTGAGGAGTcagctgagggagagagaggggcaggTCCATCAGGCTGCCCAAGCTGGTTTGGATCTCCTCAACCAGCAGATGGAAATGCAAAACAGACTGGACGAACAGAGGGTGGAGATGACCAACGCAATGGAG GCCCTCGAGCAAGAAAAATACTCCCTTCAGAAGCAAGTAGAGTTAAAGACTCGGATGCTTGACTCACTGCAGTCCGACCACGACTGTGTGAAGAACCAGCAGAGACACCAGCTTGAGGAACAAAAGCTGCATCTGGATAGGAGCCACAGAACAGAACTCAGTGAGCTCAACAAGAAG ATGCTGACTTTGCAGTCCACCCTGGAGGAATCCCAGCTGAATGAGCAGCAGCTGAAACACAAACTTGAGGCGCTGACTGAGACTCTTAATAACAAGATGGAGGAGCTGCAAACtgtaaatgaacacacacacagctccatgACATCTGAGATGATGGAGGTGCAGATAAAGATCACGGAACTAGAGAACATTAAG GTGGAGTTGGAGCAGAAACTGCAAGAATCTCAGTAcaaagagcagcagctggagttgACCATTAGCAGCCAACAGCGCCACCTGGAGCAAATCACTGAGGACCGCGAGGTGGAAGCTGTTTCCTGGTTCAATGCATTAGAG AAATCTCGTGAGGCCAACCAAGACCTTCAGATCCAGTTGGACCAGGCTCTCCAGCAGGCCCAGGATCCAGACAGTAAAGGGAACTCTCTGTTTGCAGAG TTGGAGGATAAGCGTGCTCAGATGGAGCGACAACTCATCAGTATGAAAGTCCAGTATCTGTCACTGCAGAAAATACACACCTTCAGCAAACAGCAACTGCAGCGCACCAAG GTACAGATAGCCACACTGATGCAGCTCCAGAGTTCAAGGGCGGATCCTGCACAGCTGGAGAGACTCCAGTCCATGCTCTCTGAGAAAAATGGAGAAATCCAAAATCTCATGACTAAGCTGCAGAGACTTGAAAAGGGGGAG CCAGCTTCTGCTCCAGCAGAGAATGGGGACATCCAAGATGAAACTTACTACACTGACCTGCTGAAAATGAAGCTCAACAACACTGT TAAGGATGCAGAGCGAATGGGTGACGAGCTTTTCCTGCAGAGAATGAAATCTTTGTCAGAGAGCCAGAGATCTttggagctggagaggaaacTCTTCTCATCTGAACGTCTCCTCAGACAG ACACAGAGCGACAAGATCAAACTGCAACTACAAGTAGAAGAGCTACAACACAAGTATGAACTTAAAG ATACAAAAAAGAATGTGAtgctaaagaaaaagaaagagaagtttCCTTTTGACATCATCCCCTCATCTGAGAAAACAAATCTCGACAAGGGAGAGCCTGTCCTTCCAGTGACTATGGATGTCACAAAGACTGCAGATGCCGGAGCGGATCCTGCTTGTGCAGCTGAGGCAATGAGCCCCACACACG AGCCTGAGCCACGGCCTGCTAAGTGTGTGAAGATCAGTGGAGACGTTCCTGTTGGGATTCCCAACTCCAG CTCTCCTGTAACTGACTGTAAAGACGAGGAAAAGGCTGAGAACAGGCAGCAGACTAAGAGAAACGAAACGAGAAAGAAACCAACGGTGGAGGTGATTCATGTCAGTGCTCAAACCAGTATGGAGAACGAATGTGCTCAGCAATAG
- the spdl1 gene encoding protein Spindly isoform X2, with protein sequence MDLKSLRGLQSGVERPHMAAILMAAEEEIQRLRSQLREREGQVHQAAQAGLDLLNQQMEMQNRLDEQRVEMTNAMEALEQEKYSLQKQVELKTRMLDSLQSDHDCVKNQQRHQLEEQKLHLDRSHRTELSELNKKMLTLQSTLEESQLNEQQLKHKLEALTETLNNKMEELQTVNEHTHSSMTSEMMEVQIKITELENIKVELEQKLQESQYKEQQLELTISSQQRHLEQITEDREVEAVSWFNALEKSREANQDLQIQLDQALQQAQDPDSKGNSLFAELEDKRAQMERQLISMKVQYLSLQKIHTFSKQQLQRTKVQIATLMQLQSSRADPAQLERLQSMLSEKNGEIQNLMTKLQRLEKGEPASAPAENGDIQDETYYTDLLKMKLNNTVKDAERMGDELFLQRMKSLSESQRSLELERKLFSSERLLRQTQSDKIKLQLQVEELQHKYELKDTKKNVMLKKKKEKFPFDIIPSSEKTNLDKGEPVLPVTMDVTKTADAGADPACAAEAMSPTHGSEPEPRPAKCVKISGDVPVGIPNSSSPVTDCKDEEKAENRQQTKRNETRKKPTVEVIHVSAQTSMENECAQQ encoded by the exons ATGGATCTAAAAAGCTTGCGCGGGTTGCAAAGCGGAGTCgaacgtccgcacatggcggccatcttg ATGGCTGCAGAAGAGGAGATCCAGCGACTGAGGAGTcagctgagggagagagaggggcaggTCCATCAGGCTGCCCAAGCTGGTTTGGATCTCCTCAACCAGCAGATGGAAATGCAAAACAGACTGGACGAACAGAGGGTGGAGATGACCAACGCAATGGAG GCCCTCGAGCAAGAAAAATACTCCCTTCAGAAGCAAGTAGAGTTAAAGACTCGGATGCTTGACTCACTGCAGTCCGACCACGACTGTGTGAAGAACCAGCAGAGACACCAGCTTGAGGAACAAAAGCTGCATCTGGATAGGAGCCACAGAACAGAACTCAGTGAGCTCAACAAGAAG ATGCTGACTTTGCAGTCCACCCTGGAGGAATCCCAGCTGAATGAGCAGCAGCTGAAACACAAACTTGAGGCGCTGACTGAGACTCTTAATAACAAGATGGAGGAGCTGCAAACtgtaaatgaacacacacacagctccatgACATCTGAGATGATGGAGGTGCAGATAAAGATCACGGAACTAGAGAACATTAAG GTGGAGTTGGAGCAGAAACTGCAAGAATCTCAGTAcaaagagcagcagctggagttgACCATTAGCAGCCAACAGCGCCACCTGGAGCAAATCACTGAGGACCGCGAGGTGGAAGCTGTTTCCTGGTTCAATGCATTAGAG AAATCTCGTGAGGCCAACCAAGACCTTCAGATCCAGTTGGACCAGGCTCTCCAGCAGGCCCAGGATCCAGACAGTAAAGGGAACTCTCTGTTTGCAGAG TTGGAGGATAAGCGTGCTCAGATGGAGCGACAACTCATCAGTATGAAAGTCCAGTATCTGTCACTGCAGAAAATACACACCTTCAGCAAACAGCAACTGCAGCGCACCAAG GTACAGATAGCCACACTGATGCAGCTCCAGAGTTCAAGGGCGGATCCTGCACAGCTGGAGAGACTCCAGTCCATGCTCTCTGAGAAAAATGGAGAAATCCAAAATCTCATGACTAAGCTGCAGAGACTTGAAAAGGGGGAG CCAGCTTCTGCTCCAGCAGAGAATGGGGACATCCAAGATGAAACTTACTACACTGACCTGCTGAAAATGAAGCTCAACAACACTGT TAAGGATGCAGAGCGAATGGGTGACGAGCTTTTCCTGCAGAGAATGAAATCTTTGTCAGAGAGCCAGAGATCTttggagctggagaggaaacTCTTCTCATCTGAACGTCTCCTCAGACAG ACACAGAGCGACAAGATCAAACTGCAACTACAAGTAGAAGAGCTACAACACAAGTATGAACTTAAAG ATACAAAAAAGAATGTGAtgctaaagaaaaagaaagagaagtttCCTTTTGACATCATCCCCTCATCTGAGAAAACAAATCTCGACAAGGGAGAGCCTGTCCTTCCAGTGACTATGGATGTCACAAAGACTGCAGATGCCGGAGCGGATCCTGCTTGTGCAGCTGAGGCAATGAGCCCCACACACG GTTCAGAGCCTGAGCCACGGCCTGCTAAGTGTGTGAAGATCAGTGGAGACGTTCCTGTTGGGATTCCCAACTCCAG CTCTCCTGTAACTGACTGTAAAGACGAGGAAAAGGCTGAGAACAGGCAGCAGACTAAGAGAAACGAAACGAGAAAGAAACCAACGGTGGAGGTGATTCATGTCAGTGCTCAAACCAGTATGGAGAACGAATGTGCTCAGCAATAG